One genomic window of Pieris rapae chromosome 15, ilPieRapa1.1, whole genome shotgun sequence includes the following:
- the LOC110996750 gene encoding ubiquitin-conjugating enzyme E2-17 kDa, producing the protein MALKRINRELQDLGRDPPAQCSAGPHGEDLFHWQATIMGPVDSPYQGGVFFLTIHFPTDYPFKPPKVAFTTRIYHPNINSNGSICLDILRSQWSPALTISKVLLSICSLLCDPNPDDPLVPEIARIYKTDREKYNELAREWTRKYAM; encoded by the exons atggCGTTAAAACGAATTAATAGG GAATTACAAGACCTGGGTAGGGACCCTCCAGCACAATGCTCCGCAGGTCCACACGGAGAAGATC tATTTCACTGGCAGGCCACAATAATGGGTCCA GTCGACAGCCCTTATCAAGGAGGTGTCTTCTTTTTGACTATACATTTTCCAACAGACTATCCATTTAAACCACCAAAAGTTGCATTCACAACACGTATCTACCATCCTAATATAAACAGTAATGGTTCAATCTGTCTCGACATTCTGCGCTCACAGTGGTCTCCGGCACTAACCATATCTAAAG TGTTGCTCTCAATCTGTTCACTGCTATGTGATCCAAACCCTGATGATCCTTTGGTACCAGAAATTGCTAGGATCTACAAAACTGACAGAGAAAAGTACAATGAATTAGCCAGAGAGTGGACTAGGAAGTATGCCATGTGA
- the LOC110996767 gene encoding progestin and adipoQ receptor family member 3 encodes MSLTMTKKLCESQTETVQFMAIEKIQKNCNQEKDCCSGNTLLRRGKKLEDNNNLSKEDIEYINYRQLLKFEQAPVYLQHNPFIRDGYRKLLPTRLCWESIFWWTNETMNIWTHIFGFFLLGSLTINDLAIINIHATVTDKTVAAILFSCFLICMALSALYHTFSCRSETDYNTFLMYDLFGIALSLLAIYTSGIYYAFWCNHGLQTFYMLSVTLIFTVAMLLQVPRFEVPYIVKMCVFIGWAAYGVVPTMHWTYVMGGFHNPMVEMFFPRVIGMYVISGTAFAIYAFKIPERWYPGKVDYIGHSHQWWHVLVLGALYYWHNTAMMYVQYRMNHGCANNMRIF; translated from the exons ATGTCTCTTACTATGACAAAAAAGTTATGTGAGAGTCAGACAGAAACTGTACAATTTATGGCAATTGAAAaa aTCCAAAAGAATTGTAATCAAGAAAAAGATTGCTGTAGTGGAAATACATTACTACGGAGAGGAAAAAAATTAGaagacaataataatttgtcaaaagaagacatagaatatattaattacaggCAACTTCTCAAGTTTGAACAGGCACCAGTGTATCTGCAGCATAATCCGTTTATCAGAGATGGCTACCGGAAATTGCTACCAACAAGACTCTGTTGGGAGAG caTATTCTGGTGGACGAACGAAACGATGAATATATGGACACACATATTCGGTTTCTTTCTGCTGGGGTCGTTGACAATCAACGATCTTGctataataaacatacatgCAACTGTAACGGACAAGACCGTCGCTGCGATACTTTTCTCATGTTTTCTA atATGCATGGCGCTATCGGCTCTATATCACACGTTCTCGTGTCGTTCAGAGACGGATTACAACACGTTCCTAATGTACGATCTCTTTGGAATCGCTCTCTCGCTGCTGGCTATATACACGTCGGGCATTTACTACGCATTCTGGTGTAATCAT GGCCTCCAAACCTTCTACATGCTGTCTGTGACCCTTATCTTCACGGTGGCGATGCTGCTACAGGTGCCCCGTTTTGAGGTCCCTTATATTGTGAAGATGTGTGTGTTCATTGGATGGGCGGCGTATGGTGTCGTACCTACTATGCACTGGACTTATGTTATGGGCGGGTTTCATAATCCTATGGTTGAG atgTTTTTCCCCCGTGTTATTGGAATGTACGTAATAAGTGGAACTGCTTTTGCAATTTATGCATTTAAG ATTCCCGAACGTTGGTACCCAGGAAAGGTGGATTACATCGGCCATTCTCACCAATGGTGGCATGTTCTAGTTCTAGGCGCTCTTTACTATTGGCACAACACAGCCATGATGTATGTACAATATCGTATGAACCACGGTTGCGCTAATAATATGAGAATATTCTAG